From a single Sorghum bicolor cultivar BTx623 chromosome 5, Sorghum_bicolor_NCBIv3, whole genome shotgun sequence genomic region:
- the LOC8064810 gene encoding bisdemethoxycurcumin synthase, with amino-acid sequence MATIAEKVTVLEDLRRAQRANGPAAVLAIGTATPANCVLQDQFPDWYFRVTRSDHLTKLKAKMTRICNKSGIKKRYFHHTEETISRHPEFLDRALPSLGARLRTTADAVAELAAAAAGAAIAEWGRPAADITHLVVATNSGADEPGADLRLALLLGLRPTVRRTLLYLHGCSAGLVAIRVARDIAENNRGARVLVACAHTVLLTFGAPDEARLDALVTSALFADGAGAVVVGADPVLPVERPVFHLVSSAQATLPATERTVGISLGESGVEYGVSVEVPALVRDSIERCLADSMAPLGLANAKDGGGGGGWNWNSLFWAVHPGGRALLDSYEAALGLETAKLAASRRVLAEHGNMLGATIIFVLDEIRRRHQDGGEEKVDCKWGIMTGLGPGLTIETIVLHTAGSRNED; translated from the exons ATGGCTACCATTGCCGAAAAGGTCACCGTCCTTGAGGATCTCCGCAGAGCGCAGCGTGCGAATGGCCCGGCCGCCGTGCTGGCCATCGGCACGGCAACCCCGGCAAACTGCGTGCTACAAGACCAGTTCCCCGACTGGTACTTCCGTGTCACCCGTAGCGACCACCTCACGAAGCTCAAAGCCAAGATGACGAGAATAT GTAACAAATCAGGCATCAAGAAGCGCTATTTCCACCACACGGAGGAGACGATCAGCAGGCACCCGGAGTTCCTAGACCGCGCGCTGCCGTCGCTCGGCGCGAGGCTGCGAACCACCGCGGACGCCGTGGCAGagctggccgcggcggcggcgggagcagCGATCGCGGAGTGGGGCCGCCCAGCGGCCGACATCACGCACCTCGTCGTCGCCACCAACTccggcgccgacgagccggGCGCGGACCTCCGACTCGCTTTGCTACTAGGACTCCGTCCGACCGTGCGCCGCACCCTGCTCTACCTGCACGGCTGCTCGGCGGGGCTCGTCGCGATCCGCGTCGCCAGGGACATCGCCGAGAACAACCGCGGCGCCCGCGTGCTCGTGGCCTGCGCCCACACCGTGCTCCTCACCTTCGGCGCGCCggacgaggcccgcctcgacgcGCTCGTCACCTCGGCGCTGTTCGCCGACGGTGCCGGCGCGGTCGTCGTCGGCGCCGACCCGGTGCTGCCCGTCGAGCGCCCCGTCTTCCACTTGGTGTCCTCGGCGCAGGCGACGCTGCCGGCGACTGAACGTACCGTGGGGATCAGCCTCGGCGAGAGCGGCGTCGAGTACGGCGTGTCCGTGGAGGTGCCGGCGCTTGTCCGCGACAGCATAGAGCGGTGCCTGGCGGACTCGATGGCGCCGCTCGGCCTCGCGAACGCGaaagacggcggcggcggcggcggctggaacTGGAACAGCCTTTTCTGGGCGGTGCACCCTGGTGGCCGTGCGCTCTTGGACAGCTACGAGGCCGCGCTGGGCCTAGAGACAGCGAAGCTCGCGGCTAGCCGGCGCGTGCTGGCCGAGCACGGCAACATGTTGGGCGCGACCATCATCTTCGTCCTCGACGAGATACGGCGGCGCCACCAAGATGGTGGGGAGGAAAAGGTGGACTGTAAGTGGGGGATCATGACAGGACTTGGCCCGGGACTTACAATTGAGACTATAGTTTTGCATACTGCCGGCAGCCGGAACGAAGACTAG